A portion of the Metasolibacillus fluoroglycofenilyticus genome contains these proteins:
- a CDS encoding 50S ribosomal protein L25/general stress protein Ctc, with the protein MSIVLQATKRKVGSQAILREIRKNGGVPAVVYGYQTETTPIFVDAKKVSKMIVGSGLNNIFKLAVDEQSMNAVISEVQRCALKNTITHVDFQAINMDYELEVDVPITLIGESSGVKEGGILMQPNLTVRIFVKPADIPESIEIDISHLTIGSSIAVVDIREQVNFKILSEDDYTLVTVMPPKVEDVTEEEVEQ; encoded by the coding sequence ATGAGTATTGTTTTACAAGCTACAAAACGTAAGGTAGGATCTCAGGCTATTTTGCGTGAGATTCGAAAAAATGGCGGGGTGCCAGCAGTTGTCTATGGCTATCAAACAGAAACGACACCGATTTTTGTAGATGCAAAAAAGGTTTCGAAAATGATTGTTGGAAGTGGCTTAAATAATATTTTTAAGTTAGCGGTAGATGAACAAAGTATGAATGCTGTTATAAGTGAAGTACAGCGTTGCGCATTAAAGAATACTATTACTCACGTTGATTTCCAAGCAATTAATATGGATTATGAATTGGAAGTAGATGTACCAATCACATTAATAGGCGAATCTTCTGGCGTGAAAGAGGGAGGCATTTTAATGCAACCCAACTTAACGGTTAGAATATTTGTGAAGCCTGCTGATATTCCAGAATCTATCGAAATCGATATCTCACATTTAACTATTGGTAGTTCGATTGCAGTGGTAGATATTCGAGAGCAAGTCAACTTTAAAATACTCTCAGAAGATGATTATACACTTGTTACAGTTATGCCTCCGAAAGTAGAAGATGTGACTGAAGAGGAAGTTGAACAATAA